A stretch of DNA from Candidatus Hinthialibacter antarcticus:
TTCTTCGCCGCAGAGCACCACCAACAGGTTACTGACCATTGCCGCTTTGCGATCTTCGTCTAGTTCAACGACGTTATTTTCGCTGAGTTGCTCCAGCGCCAGTTCCACCATGCCCACCGCGCCTTTAACGATCAACTTACGCGCAGCAATCACGGCTTGCGCTTGCTGGCGCCGTAACATCGCGCCTGCAATCTCCGCCGCGTAGGCTAAGTGGCTGATGCGCGCTTCTTCAATCTCAACGCCCGCCTTTTCGAGGCGCTCTTGCAACTCGCCCATCAGCTGCTCATTAACTTCCTCAGTGCCCTGCCGTAATGAAACTTCTTCCTCTTCTTCCGAATCGTATGGATAACGTCCCGCCAGATGTCGAATCGCCGCTTCGCTCTGGGTTTCGACGTACTCTTCATAATCGTCAACCTCAAACAGCGCCTGGGCGGTGTCGCGCACCTTCCACACGACAACGGCGGCGATTTCGATGGGGTTGCCGTTATGATCGTTTACTTTGAGTTTTTCGCCGTTGAGGTTGCGCGAACGCAGCGAAATTTTCTTGACTGTGGTGAATGGGTTACGCCAGCAAAAGCCAGACTGTTTCACGGTTCCCTGATAGTGACCAAACAGAACATAAGCCCCTGCTTGGTTTGGGTTTAGGATAAACAACCCACTCAGAAATACGATGTCGCACACCCCAATTATTGGCCCCAGAACAAAAAACCAGACTGGGTTCCCACCCCGTTGGTTGGCAACCATGATTCCAGAGACAACCAGCCAAATAATCAACGTAACGACGACCAACCCGATAATGAGAAAAACCCATCCTGACTTTGGTTGTAATAATTTCTCTTCGGTTTTCATCTTGCCCTCCGATGATATGAATGTGATATCACTTCTATATCATAACTACGCAAAAGTCAAATAAAAAGTTCAATTATTTTTTTAGAGGGGGAAAAAAGTTAAAATTCCGAAACCATATCGAAACACAGCAACCTAGTTTCGGCTTGGGTGCAGTTCTGGGAGCGCCTGTGCAAAAGGGCCTGGAAGCCCGCACTGAAGCGAGCAGAGATGTACCCAAGCCTGATGCGATAAAAGTTGAGAGTGTTTGAGATGACTTCTAGTTAAATGGATGGAGTCCAGGTTACTTCAGGCGTCTCGTCAGCGGCGTTTTGATAGCGCGCCATCACAAAAAGTAGGTCAGAAAGCCGGTTTAGGTATTGCATCAATGTCTCGCTCACCGGTTCGCTATGCCGCAATGTAACCACCCGGCGCTCAGCGCGCCGACAAACAGAACGGGCAAGATGAAGATAAGAAGCCGCAACCGATCCGCCAGGCAAAACAAACTGCCTCAGTGGCTCCAGATGAGTTTCAAAGCGGTCAATATACCCCTCCAACTCCACAACATGGGCGTCTTGAATCCGCGGCACGACCAGTTTGCTTTCTTCATTCGGAGGGCAGGCTAAATCCGCCCCTAAATCAAACAGCGCTGATTGAATTTTCGTAATCACAGGCCGCAACGCCTCAGCGGCCCCCTGCGCAATCGCCAGCCCCA
This window harbors:
- a CDS encoding cob(I)yrinic acid a,c-diamide adenosyltransferase; translated protein: MVKIYTKTGDDGATCLVTGRRVAKDSLRVDAYGEVDELNSLLGLAIAQGAAEALRPVITKIQSALFDLGADLACPPNEESKLVVPRIQDAHVVELEGYIDRFETHLEPLRQFVLPGGSVAASYLHLARSVCRRAERRVVTLRHSEPVSETLMQYLNRLSDLLFVMARYQNAADETPEVTWTPSI
- a CDS encoding SPFH domain-containing protein — encoded protein: MKTEEKLLQPKSGWVFLIIGLVVVTLIIWLVVSGIMVANQRGGNPVWFFVLGPIIGVCDIVFLSGLFILNPNQAGAYVLFGHYQGTVKQSGFCWRNPFTTVKKISLRSRNLNGEKLKVNDHNGNPIEIAAVVVWKVRDTAQALFEVDDYEEYVETQSEAAIRHLAGRYPYDSEEEEEVSLRQGTEEVNEQLMGELQERLEKAGVEIEEARISHLAYAAEIAGAMLRRQQAQAVIAARKLIVKGAVGMVELALEQLSENNVVELDEDRKAAMVSNLLVVLCGEENAQPIVNTGTLFN